The following coding sequences lie in one Takifugu rubripes chromosome 8, fTakRub1.2, whole genome shotgun sequence genomic window:
- the snrnp70 gene encoding U1 small nuclear ribonucleoprotein 70 kDa: protein MTQFLPPNLLALFAPRDPIPFLPQLVKLPHEKHHNQPYSGIAPFIRHFEDPRDAPPPTRAETRDERLERKRREKIERRQTVLETELKLWDPHNDPNAQGDAFKTLFVARVNYDTTESKLRREFEVYGPIKRIYIVYSKRTAKPRGYAFIEYEHERDMHSAYKHADGKKIDGRRVLVDVERGRTVKGWRPRRLGGGLGGTRRGGADVNIKHSGRDDASRYDDRAIGGERDRGERRERSRERDRDKDRERRRTRSRERRRRSRSRERERDRGERHVRDESTGNTRRRERERDRGVAAGEDSRSRERSRERKKRSRSKDRKRERERGKGAEGEEVVEGDGSLEGGERVLAEREGEPGEGMEERRDRERDRDRDRRRSHRDRERRRGDRDRDHKRERDRDRSDRKEEHHSSLQDDMGTQEDMGNDHEAGAPPHVEEYSQDGLMSEQQSVPLTDGYGSSENGYKIEASGDEY, encoded by the exons ATGACGCAGTTTTTGCCTCCAAACCTGTTGGCTCTGTTTGCACCCCGGGACCCGATACCCTTCCTCCCTCAGCTGGTGAAATTACCCCACGAGAAGCATCACAATCAACCTTACAGCGGGATTGCGCCGTTCATTAGGCACTTTGAG GATCCCAGAGATGCCCCCCCACCGACTAGGGCAGAGACCCGTGATGAGCGATTGGAGAGAAAG aggcGAGAAAAAATTGAGCGGAGACAAACTGTTCTGGAGACAGAACTCAAGCTTT GGGATCCACACAATGACCCTAATGCACAAGGAGATGCCTTCAAAACATTGTTTGTTGCCCGAGTG AATTATGACACTACAGAGTCCAAGCTTCGCCGTGAGTTTGAAGTTTATGGACCCATCAAACGG ATTTACATCGTCTACAGCAAGAGAACAGCGAAACCTCGCGGCTATGCGTTCATTGAATATGAACATGAACGAGACATGCACT CTGCCTACAAGCATGCGGATGGGAAGAAGATTGATGGACGCAGAGTGTTGGTGGATGTGGAACGTGGTCGTACCGTCAAAGGATGGCGCCCTCGTAGGCTAG GTGGGGGTTTGGGTGGCACGAGAAGAGGCGGAGCTGATGTTAATATCAAGCACTCTGGCAGAGATGATGCCTCACGATACGATGATCGGGCCATTGGCGG TGAAAGGGATCGAGGAGAAAGGCGAGAACGCAGCCGGGAGCGTGACAGAGATAAAGATAGGGAGCGCCGAAGGACACGATCTCGGGAGCGTCGCAGGCGTTCACGCTCTCGCGAGcgagagagggacagaggagagaggcatGTTAGAGATGAGAGCACTGGAAACACCCGTcgtagagagagagaacgagatcGTGGGGTTGCAGCAGGAGAAGACAGCCGCAGTAGGGAAAGAagtagagagagaaagaaaaggagcagaAGCAAGGATCGcaagagggaaagggagagaggcaagggagcagagggagaagaggtGGTCGAGGGAGATGGCTCACTGGAAGGTGGTGAGCGGGTACTGGCGGAGCGGGAAGGAGAACCTGGTGAGGGAATGGAGGAGCGTAGAGACAGGGAACGAGATCGCGACCGGGACCGCAGGCGCAGCCACAGGGATCGAGAGCGCCGCAGAGGGGACAGGGATAGGGACCACAAACGAGAGCGTGACAGAGACAGGAGTGATCGCAAAGAAGAGCACCACAGCTCCCTACAAGATGACATGGGTACCCAAGAAGATATGGGCAACGACCACGAAGCAGGGGCACCGCCACATGTGGAAGAGTACAGTCAGGATGGGCTGATGAGTGAGCAGCAGTCTGTGCCACTGACTGACGGTTATGGCTCTAGTGAGAATGGATACAAAATTGAGGCCTCAGGAGATGAGTACTGA
- the hao1 gene encoding 2-Hydroxyacid oxidase 1: MTAQRVCVSDFEEEAKKVLPKAVYDYYRSGADDQNTLTDNVAAFDRWYLIPRVLRNVSTVDLSVCVLGEKLSMPICVAATAMQRMAHPDGETAVAKACQAVGTGMMLSSWATSTIEEVMAAMTTTTGKEGVLWLQLYIYKDRDLTLSLVHRAEEAGYKAIFVTVDTPYLGRRRNDVRNHFKLPQHLSLSNFSTASLTFSEESYGNDSGLSVYVAKSIDSSLCWEDITWLKTHTRLPVIVKGVLNGDDAAKAVSYGVDGILVSNHGARQLDGVPATLDVLDEVVKAVQGACDVYMDGGVRRGTDVLKALALGAKAVFIGRPVLWGLSCQGEQGVVEVLELLKQELQLAMALSGCRSVSEVTKSLVRRVEFISKI, encoded by the exons ATGACAGcgcagcgagtgtgtgtgtctgactttGAGGAGGAGGCCAAGAAAGTTCTTCCTAAAGCTGTTTATGACTACTACCGCTCTGGAGCTGATGACCAGAACACGCTGACGGACAATGTGGCTGCTTTTGATag GTGGTATCTTATCCCACGGGTGTTGAGAAATGTGTCCACTGTGGATCTGTCAGTCTGTGTGCTTGGGGAAAAGCTGAGCATGCCCATCTGTGTGGCTGCCACAGCAATGCAGAGGATGGCTCATCCTGATGGAGAGACAGCCGTGGCGAAGG CTTGCCAAGCAGTTGGAACAGGGATGATGCTTAGTTCCTGGGCTACCTCCACAATAGAAGAAGTGATGGCAGCAATGACGACCACAACAGGAAAAGAAGGTGTCCTGTGGCTACAGCTTTACATTTACAAAGACAGAGATCTCACACTGTCACTGGTCCACCGAGCTGAGGAGGCGGGCTATAAGGCTATCTTTGTTACCGTGGATACGCCTTACTTGGGAAGAAGGAGAAATGATGTGCGCAATCACTTTAAACTGCCGCAACATCTAAG CTTGTCTAACTTTTCCACAGCCTCCCTGACATTCTCTGAGGAAAGTTATGGCAATGACAGCGGCTTGTCCGTTTACGTTGCCAAATCTATTGACTCCAGTCTCTGCTGGGAGGACATCACTTGGCTAAAAACCCACACCCGCCTCCCTGTAATTGTGAAGGGAGTGTTAAATG GGGACGATGCAGCTAAAGCTGTGAGCTATGGTGTTGATGGTATCTTGGTGTCTAATCATGGAGCTCGACAACTGGATGGTGTTCCCGCAACG CTGGATGTGTTAGATGAGGTTGTAAAAGCAGTTCAGGGAGCCTGTGACGTATACATGGATGGAGGCGTGAGGCGAGGAACAGATGTTCTGAAGGCCTTAGCTTTGGGGGCAAAAGCTGTCTTCATTGGCCGACCAGTGTTGTGGGGTCTCTCCTGTCAG GGGGAACAGGGTGTTGTTGAAGTTCTGGAACTTCTAAAACAAGAACTTCAGCTTGCAATGGCCCTGTCAG gttgcCGTTCTGTGTCTGAGGTGACCAAATCCCTTGTTAGAAGAGTGGAATTCATTTCAAAGATATGA